AGGCATTCATAGAACTGGCCGATATTGCAGGTGCCATCGCCGAAAAAGGCAGCCGTAACTGAGTCGCTGGAGGCATCGCCAAGGGCATCGCGCTTGTAGCGGCTGGTGAAGGCGGCCCCCAGGGCCACGGGAATTCCCTCGCCAATGAAGGCGTAGCCGCCCAGCAGGTGGTGCTCCTTGGAGAAGAGGTGCATCGAGCCGCCACGACCCTTGCTGCAGCCGGTCTCCTTACCAAACAGTTCGCTCATAACCTCCCGGGCAGGCACCCCGCAACTAAGGGCATGCACGTGGTCGCGGTAGGTGCTGCAGAACCAGTCGTGCTGCATCTTCATCGCCTTGATAACGCCCGTGCTGACGGCCTCCTGGCCGTTGTAGAGGTGCACGAAGCCAAACATTTTGCCCCGGTAATACATCTCGGCGCACTTGTCTTCAAAGCGCCGACCCAGGGTCATGTCGCGGTAGAGCATCAGGCCCTCCTCGCGGTTGATTACGGCGGGCGTCGCCGGATAGAGATTTTCTAGGCGCTGGGCATGGGGACCGGCCACGTGAGTGGAATCGGCGGAGCAGGAGGGCACACCGGAGGCCGCCGCTGTTTCCTGACCCATGTCTGCCTGTGTCATTTCGGGTGCAATGCCTCAATTAACTGTACGGGGTCCAGCACCAATGGGTCGGCCAATTGCGGCCAAAACCGTTGACCCTGCCTAAAGTCACCCACCTAAGGGCGATGCAGGTTGGAACTACCGATTGATCACTTCCGGTTGCTTGGTGTGGGGCCAACCACCGATGCCCAATCGGTTCTGCACACCCTGCAGCAACGGCTCGATCGCCCGCCAAGCCAGGGCTTCACCCCGGAAACCCTGC
This genomic interval from Cyanobium sp. WAJ14-Wanaka contains the following:
- the pdhA gene encoding pyruvate dehydrogenase (acetyl-transferring) E1 component subunit alpha — protein: MTQADMGQETAAASGVPSCSADSTHVAGPHAQRLENLYPATPAVINREEGLMLYRDMTLGRRFEDKCAEMYYRGKMFGFVHLYNGQEAVSTGVIKAMKMQHDWFCSTYRDHVHALSCGVPAREVMSELFGKETGCSKGRGGSMHLFSKEHHLLGGYAFIGEGIPVALGAAFTSRYKRDALGDASSDSVTAAFFGDGTCNIGQFYECLNMAAVWKLPILFVVENNKWAIGMDHNRATSDPEIWRKAAAFGMAGEEVDGMDVLAVRAAAQRAVERARAGEGPTVLECLTYRFRGHSLADPDELRAEEEKEFWAKRDPIKGLAAQLIELKLANADELKAIEKEIDGVIADCVEFALAAPEPKPEELTRYIWAED